The genomic stretch CGCACACATTAGCCTGATTCGGTTGTATGCCGCGAACACGTGAGTTGACGAGATTCACAGGGAGCCAGACGCCCACCGCCGGTCTGGCGGCGCCAGGGACAAGTTTCTCTCGGCCTAAGCCTTGTCCGCAGCCACGTTATGGGATCCTACCCAAGGAGCGTAGCGCAGGCGGGAATCCTACATACTTCACACATGGCAACGTACAACAAAATGTTACATAGCAACTGACGTACGTAAAAAGTGAAGGCTTTGACGTCAGCTCCTTATGGTGTGCCTGTTTCCACAATTTCTACCCAACATATACCACATCGTCGATCTTGCGTAGAACAACCTTCAGATAAGTGCGGTACCATCGAAGTATGGTCGGTGTCCCAAAGAGTACTGGGTGCTTCATTTGCCGGAAACGGAAAATTAGTGAGTACACCGCCTCTGATTCTCGTGTGAACATATCCTAACTGTTAGAAGAGTGCGGTAAGGCTAGCTCCACATAATCGGAACGACTCGAACGTCCTGACTAATGACGAACAAGACGAAACTTGGCCAAACTGCTTGAACTGCCAAAAGAACGGCAAGTCCTGCCCGGGTCCTCCAGCGCGACACACTTTCAGAGACCTCGGGCCCAGATTGAATGCTGGCGCCCCGAATGCCGTCGTAGAAGACGTCACCACACCACCTGGTAAGCCACCTTCAGGTATAGGCAACTTGGTACTGACTCAAGTGGCAGATCAACGAGATAGACAACTAACACAACTGAATGAGAAATTCGCTGAAAATGGGTCGGTCGTTCACAAGTTCAGGATCTCACACGGGGCGGCAGTGCCGCGCAAAAAATCCCCAAGAGCAACATCAGCAAGCTTGAGTCCACCGAGATCCCCTTTCCTGAGGTATCCAACGCCCTCGCAGCATCATCAACTGGCTCGCGCCTTGATAGCAGCAACTACAACTGGCGGTACGGGTCATCGTATGTCCGTATTTGGCCCTTTCATCCAGGAAGTGCCGGCAAGGATCGGCCATAACTCAGCCCTTGACGCAGCCGTAGCCGTACTTGTGAACGTACACACTTCGCTGATCTACAAGAAAACAGCAAACGAAATTGTTTCGCCCGAATTGTACATTCGCGCCATCAAGACACTGCAATCATGCCTCGAAGACCCCCAAGTGGGCATGTCCGCCAACACGCTCTGCGCGTCAGTACTTCTCGGACTAGTCGAGGTGGGTATTTGATGACGTTTCAATCGCGACAACTGCTTATACGAATAGGCATTCGCTGGCCCAAGGACTGGCAACCGGTATCTGACCCACGTAGGTGGCGCAGGTCGATTGATGGAGATACAAGGTCCTGGGCAGTACCGAGACGCGTTCACGAAAGAGATCTTGCGCTTCAATAGAGGTGGCATAGTAAGTACCCACCCATGGGCAACAAGATTTTCGTCATCGTCCATTGCACTCAAGTGGCAACGGAGTGCTTGACTAACATAGTGATAGATTATTACGTGCATATACGAGCGCAAACCGTGTTTCCTTGTTTCCCCTGGATGGCAAGAGATTGCTTTCGACAAGACCGGGCTTAGCTTCGACGACTGCTTGAACACCGACTTGATGCAATACATGGCTGAGTTGCCGGGTATCTTCAACGAACTGAAAGACTTGGGCGACCAACATAAATTCGGGCCTCTGCAATCGACAACTTTCGACATGGGTTCCAGCGGCGAAGTTTTCAGAGAGACGTCCCACACTCCGCCATCCCTTGACTACTCCACTGGATCCTACGATGACGTCGACTTTGCAGACGACCTACAGCCCATCGAGACCTCATACCCGCTCCACACGAATTCATTTACCTGCCCACGGGTCACTGCACGGACACTCCTGCTATGCAAGGTTCAGAACCTCAAGGAGGCACTATGCAATCTGGGTGATCACTTGAATGCGAAGCTCAACAACGGAACCACTGTCACCAAGACCCTGGCAAGAGAAAGAGATAGTCCTCTGCGGACATCTTACCATTTCAAAAACTGGCGCGACATGACTGCATACAACTGTTTCTGGTCCGTCATCATTTTGACCAACAAAGTCCTCATGCGACTGCTTCCGCCATTCGACCCCACAATTTACGACCTACAATCTGAATGTCGATCGATGGCTCTCGAAATATGTAAAACATGGGAGGATGCTTGGGATAGCAGGCCAATAGGCGCATTTCACACGGGCTTGAGCTTCGTTGTCGCATACGAATTCTGCACGCCCGAGATAAAAGAGTGGATAGTAAGAGGCTTGAATTCTCTTCTGGACTATCATCAGGTCGATGCGTTCCGATGGTCGGACGAAGTCATCGCCCACATGTCATCCAAGCTGGCGGGTGAGGGGCCCGATCTTACTTTCCCACATGTCAGAGTCTCCGAAGATGCGCGCTGAACGCGGTATAGCAGAAGGATCCATCAAGGCAACCAGCGCCCTTACGACCACTCGTGCGAGATTCCAACACCAAAGGGCGTATGGAAGCCGTGGCGGATCAAGCATGTCGGTACGCAGCGGAAATATGTCTTACTTGCATGCGGCTACAATATAGGCGTCATGGCCATGTGTGTACCGTGGGGGCGAAGACCACATGGCTTCCATGTTGTGGTATAGAGGCTGACCATTTTCTCCACGTTACGACCAATCCGTCGGGGTAGGGCAAGCCACAGCGCTTATTCTACAAGACCTTCTCCTTCTTGCCCCACCATCTTCACTACAAAGGGCGTGCAAAACATTGTCTGAATTAGGCAACTTGCTTACTGTGGATGTATTACGCATCAACTCTACCACGCTGCCGAGGCGGTCTCGCCCCACCATCAGGCGGACAGGCGGCCCGGGGCGTAGTCCTTGTGAGGTGAGGTGGGACGCACAATGGATGCAAGATTATTCCAGAAAGGAGAAGATTACGGAGAAAAAGATTTGTAAAGCAAGGTCATCCTCGGCTTTTTTTTCATTCTCGTTCTTTTTTCCTTCTCTCCGTGTTGGATACCTACATATGCCGCGTAATAAAAAATGTTCAACGACTCCAACAAAAAACAAGTTTTCTTCCCGTGCGTGCGTGCGTGCGTTCATGGTAGAAAGCAAGAAAGGGAGAAAAGCAGGAAAAACCCAACGCATGGGTTAAACGACAGAAATAGAAAGAAGGGAAGAAGCAAAAAGCAAAATAGAAGCACTGCCCGTAACAAAGAAAGAATAACACAGCCGTTGGCAGTTATTTTCCCCCTTGCCCAGAGCCACGCCACACTACTACAGCACAGCCTCATGCCATCTCAAGTCCCCACTCAGTTCGAGATTCCACACCTCTTCTTGCACTCTGCACTACCGATGATAGCACCGGTGCCGACAGCGGGGATACCCTTGCCCATATTATCCTTGTCCATGGAAGCATCACCGAAAGCTGCATCGATGATGTCCTGAGGCACCATCCAGAGGCTGGGCAGGATGTTCAGTGTACCACTGTCATCACTGTTGAGGGAGCTGAGAAGGAGGGAGGGTTCGCAATCTATATCGTGTTGGTCAATATGTGTATAACAACCGACTAACCAAGTTTTGACTTGAAGTAAATAGTGAGGGACATTTGTTGAGGGAGAAAGAGCAGAGAAAACAGGGTCAAAACGTACCATTGTTCTGCATCATATGCAGGCTACCCTGGGGAAACAAGGTAACCATCAAGGGCGTCAAATCTACCTTGCGCATAGTAACGCCATTCTCACCAATCATGTACGTCGTCGTGTTTCCCGTAATCGCAGTTACCATGTTAGTGGCGCGCGGGTGCAAGTGCGGCGGCAACATGCCGCACGGCGCCAGTTTGAGCAGAGCGACGCTGGACCCCAGACCCGTGACGGCGGGGAAGGTGGCGGCATCAGCGTTTATGACGGCGCCCGTGGGGCTGTTGAAGTTGGGGTGTTGGTTGAAGTCGTAGTACCAATCTTCGGGGGCGGAGAGAAGGGCGTTGCGGTCATAGGTTGTGGCGGCGTTCTTGAGAGCGGCGTTGAGTTCTGGGTTGAGGGTGCGTGACTTAGAGGCTGCAGAGTTGGCGGCAACGAGGAGGGAGGGGAGGAAGGTAGtgaggatgatgatgggGGAGATCATGGTTGTGGTTGGGTTGGTTGGAGTCAAGATGGTAGAGAAGGGAGTGGGAATGAAGGCGAGTTGATCTTGTATGAGATGTTGTTTTGAACGGGGGGAACAGAAGCTCAATATATAGTCAAGCAGTACACGTGTAGTTGACGAGAGAAGTGTGCTGGCAGAGCAAGCGGCTTCGACGCAATGTCCCAAAGAAGCCCACGATAGATCTCAGGAATCGGGGAAAATAAGCGATCGTATCTGCAAGGCGGAGCCGAATTTAAGGCTTCCTGACTTTTTGTGGGGGCGGAGTTGTAGAAAGGTGTGAGTTAATGTATGGAAGTAGCAAGTAGTAGTAAGCGGCGTAGTTGTGGATCTGGATAGTAAGCAAATGAAGATTTATCGAATTTCGATGCCCTTTGATGCAAGCCACGCATCCGATCATGCTTATATAGGTCTGGGCTGCAGGAGAGGCTGAGGCTCAAAGTAGTATAGGAATGAGAAATGGGGTGTGAAGAGGGTTGGGCTGCTGACCGCTCTCCCGTCGTTTGCTCGTCGCAGTTTCAAGCCACTGTTACTCTGGCTCCGTTGAAGGCGTCGTTAGGAAGGGCTCAT from Pyrenophora tritici-repentis strain M4 chromosome 1, whole genome shotgun sequence encodes the following:
- a CDS encoding Zn-clus domain containing protein, translated to MVGVPKSTGCFICRKRKIKECDETWPNCLNCQKNGKSCPGPPARHTFRDLGPRLNAGAPNAVVEDVTTPPDQRDRQLTQLNEKFAENGSVVHKFRISHGAAVPRKKSPRATSASLSPPRSPFLRYPTPSQHHQLARALIAATTTGGTGHRMSVFGPFIQEVPARIGHNSALDAAVAVLVNVHTSLIYKKTANEIVSPELYIRAIKTLQSCLEDPQVGMSANTLCASVLLGLVEAFAGPRTGNRYLTHVGGAGRLMEIQGPGQYRDAFTKEILRFNRGGIIITCIYERKPCFLVSPGWQEIAFDKTGLSFDDCLNTDLMQYMAELPGIFNELKDLGDQHKFGPLQSTTFDMGSSGEVFRETSHTPPSLDYSTGSYDDVDFADDLQPIETSYPLHTNSFTCPRVTARTLLLCKVQNLKEALCNLGDHLNAKLNNGTTVTKTLARERDSPLRTSYHFKNWRDMTAYNCFWSVIILTNKVLMRLLPPFDPTIYDLQSECRSMALEICKTWEDAWDSRPIGAFHTGLSFVVAYEFCTPEIKEWIVRGLNSLLDYHQVDAFRWSDEVIAHMSSKLAGEGPDLTFPHVRVSEDAR
- a CDS encoding Cupin-1 multi-domain protein, with translation MISPIIILTTFLPSLLVAANSAASKSRTLNPELNAALKNAATTYDRNALLSAPEDWYYDFNQHPNFNSPTGAVINADAATFPAVTGLGSSVALLKLAPCGMLPPHLHPRATNMVTAITGNTTTYMIGENGVTMRKVDLTPLMVTLFPQGSLHMMQNNDCEPSLLLSSLNSDDSGTLNILPSLWMVPQDIIDAAFGDASMDKDNMGKGIPAVGTGAIIGSAECKKRCGISN